One window of uncultured Methanoregula sp. genomic DNA carries:
- a CDS encoding type II toxin-antitoxin system PemK/MazF family toxin produces MGEPVKGDIVVVPFPFSDLSNAKKRPALVIATPDGDDVILCQITSRLVSDRYAILIREDAFSSGSLRQDSNVRPSRIFTADKNIIQYIAGHLKDDAMERIVNSLIEIVRA; encoded by the coding sequence ATGGGCGAACCTGTAAAAGGCGACATTGTTGTCGTCCCGTTCCCTTTTTCTGATCTGAGCAATGCCAAGAAACGCCCGGCACTGGTCATTGCCACACCCGATGGCGATGATGTTATCCTTTGCCAGATTACGAGCCGGCTGGTTTCAGATCGATATGCAATTCTCATACGTGAAGATGCTTTCTCATCCGGATCGCTCCGCCAGGATAGTAATGTCAGGCCAAGCCGGATATTTACCGCAGATAAGAACATCATCCAGTATATCGCTGGTCATCTGAAGGATGATGCGATGGAACGGATTGTCAATAGCCTGATTGAGATTGTCCGGGCATGA
- a CDS encoding IPT/TIG domain-containing protein yields the protein MVKNVERNISYPVLALLLIIALVGTAAGIGRPVAAEEKTATETFDMPHMVFTDEEREQLQRESDAAPKYSAPGRVSPGSLSLLPYLTYNATERDQGHAEDCWVWAGTGALEIDHAVKNRIPDRFSIQYFLTNYGIGPQGNYAACSGGGATRFAAWYANKSADPGQKVVPWSNTNAGYNPHCTLPFTPAPPVADSPAYRLKSITVSTIPVHGMPRDEAINTIKSALKDGHAVIFSYHYSPADANAFHRFWRDQPETAIWNPARCNGDTGEGGHDMLIVGYDDNTDPKNPYWLVLNSWGAPKNRPDGTFRLDMNMNYSAVSYSLGDKTKSRPHPQHGFWILDAAFEDTPQVPVVAGISPASGTAGTNVSITGIGFTRATAVTFGGTPATAFEVTSDSTITATVPAHGGRVDVGVTTPLGTSAPSAASVYTYEGSPSAEATRSPVSPLVAAAALGIVCLLYIARRRK from the coding sequence ATGGTGAAAAACGTGGAAAGGAATATCAGTTATCCGGTTCTGGCATTGCTGTTGATCATTGCACTGGTAGGTACGGCAGCCGGTATCGGGAGGCCGGTTGCCGCGGAGGAAAAAACCGCAACCGAAACATTCGACATGCCGCACATGGTGTTTACGGACGAAGAAAGAGAGCAGCTCCAGCGGGAATCTGATGCAGCGCCGAAATATTCAGCACCCGGGCGGGTATCCCCGGGATCATTAAGCCTGCTCCCGTATCTTACCTACAATGCCACGGAACGGGACCAGGGACATGCCGAAGACTGCTGGGTATGGGCAGGGACCGGGGCGCTTGAGATCGATCATGCAGTGAAAAACAGGATACCCGACCGGTTCTCCATCCAGTACTTCCTCACGAATTATGGCATCGGGCCCCAGGGTAATTATGCAGCCTGCAGCGGGGGCGGTGCAACCCGTTTTGCCGCATGGTACGCCAACAAATCGGCAGATCCCGGGCAAAAAGTGGTGCCATGGTCCAATACCAATGCCGGGTACAATCCGCACTGCACGCTCCCGTTCACCCCTGCTCCTCCCGTCGCTGATTCGCCTGCCTACCGCCTGAAGAGCATCACCGTCTCCACGATCCCGGTGCATGGTATGCCCCGGGATGAGGCCATCAATACCATTAAAAGCGCCCTGAAGGACGGACACGCCGTGATCTTCAGCTACCATTACTCTCCGGCTGATGCAAACGCGTTCCACCGCTTCTGGCGGGACCAGCCCGAGACCGCGATCTGGAATCCTGCCCGGTGCAACGGGGATACCGGGGAGGGCGGGCATGACATGCTCATCGTGGGATACGATGACAATACCGATCCGAAGAACCCGTACTGGCTTGTCCTGAACAGCTGGGGTGCACCGAAGAACCGTCCGGATGGCACGTTCCGGCTCGACATGAACATGAACTATTCCGCCGTGTCCTACAGCCTTGGCGATAAAACAAAATCCAGGCCCCATCCGCAGCATGGGTTCTGGATCCTGGATGCAGCGTTTGAGGACACTCCCCAGGTACCGGTTGTTGCCGGCATCTCGCCGGCATCAGGCACGGCCGGCACAAACGTATCCATTACAGGAATAGGGTTTACCCGGGCAACGGCGGTAACGTTTGGCGGCACGCCGGCCACTGCGTTTGAGGTCACGAGCGATTCAACTATCACGGCAACCGTACCGGCCCACGGGGGACGCGTTGATGTCGGGGTCACTACACCGCTTGGCACCTCAGCACCTTCCGCCGCATCGGTATACACGTACGAAGGGTCCCCGTCTGCAGAAGCCACGCGATCGCCGGTCTCCCCGCTGGTGGCCGCCGCCGCTCTTGGAATAGTCTGTCTCCTGTATATCGCCAGAAGGAGGAAATAA
- a CDS encoding type II toxin-antitoxin system HicA family toxin: protein MLAVFGFKPVRQTGSHIHLLHPDTRRLVTVPNHPEIATGTLLSILKQANIEKEDFLSHVK, encoded by the coding sequence ATTCTTGCTGTTTTTGGGTTTAAACCGGTGCGGCAGACCGGCAGCCATATCCATCTGTTGCATCCGGATACGCGGCGGCTTGTCACGGTTCCCAACCATCCGGAGATTGCCACCGGCACATTGCTCTCGATTCTGAAACAGGCAAATATCGAAAAGGAAGATTTCCTGAGCCATGTGAAATGA